A segment of the uncultured Desulfobulbus sp. genome:
ACCTGGTACCGCTCAAAGATAAAGGGCTGGTACAGGAAACCCAAAACGGGCTTATCTGGCAGATGCAACGCAGCAAAAAAATGCGATCGCCAAGTGACGTCAAGGCCTACCTGGCCAAGCTGAACCAAGGCCAATACCACGACTGGCGGTTACCGACAAAATGGGAGCTCTACAATTTCTTCATGCTCTTTGATCTGAAGAAGAATGGAAAGATCGAGCTGAAACTGGAGGGAAGTTACTGGATCAGGCAGGAGGATGGATCAATAGGGCCTGCTTCCTGGGAACTGGGGGACCAGTGTGGCAAGGAGCGAACGTTTTACCAACCCAAGGCGGGGTATGTGCGCGCATTACGTCCGTAAACAGAAAAAGTCCCGAGTTTTCCCCGAGACTTGAAAATCAGCCTTTTAAGCGGATCATGTCCCTCTCTTATTTCAAATGCTGTAAGGCTAAATGGGAGCCCCGTGAGCTCACCACATACTTCCCTTTCTGCACCGCGATCATGGGCACCTGTCGGAGTTGTTCAAAGGCCATGTAACCGGGCTGAAGATTCTCCCAGAACTTTATCCAGGGAGAGGCCCAGTACTTCTCCAGGTTTCTCGGCGTCAGGTGAAAGGGAAAGATATGCACGCCGAACTGCTCCTGCCCCTGGCTGAATGCGGCATGGGCCAGCAGATAAATTTCTTCGATCCGGTTATCGGTCATGGCAAAACAGCCCGAGGATTGGCAGTCCCCATGGACCATAATGTATTTACCGCCACGGTATCTGGCCGCATCATACTCGTTGGGATAGCCAATATTAAAGGAGAGGTGGTAGCTAGACTTGGGATTGAGCTGATCTGGAGTGACTGAATAAAACCCTTCCGGGGCCTGTTTATCCCCTTCCCGGGTTTTTGGGCCAAGGAATCCTGAATAGGTACAGATTCGGTAGGTTTTAAAGAGTTGAAACCGGTGATTCTTTTCAACCCAAACTTCCAGGGTGCCCGGTATTTTGAAAATGCGAACAAAGATGGGTTGGCCAAGGCTCAGCCCCTTTCGCTGAAGCTGACGCTGCAGCTCTGGCCGAACCTGGGCGAGGAGACTCTCCGCCTCAGGGGTCGAAGGGATATCAGCGGCAACCGCCGTAAAGGCCTGTGAGACAAGTAAGGCCAGCACCATCAACGCCAGAAAAAGTTGGGGAGCACTGAAATGAGGTTGCATACGCCTCCATGGTTAAAAAATCTCTGCCTATCGCTGTGCTCAAGTGGGCACAACCAGACCTGCCCACTTTACACAGATTCCATATCTTCGGCAAGTTATGCTCCACTTCCTTTTTCCGCCTGCTGCTGAGCATAGGTAGAGGCTGCGCATTCGTTTTTCCCGAGGTCGAGCTCTTCCTGCTTTTCCTCATCCTCCTCTTGCAGGTTGGCATTGACCAACCGAATCACCGCGTACTCTTCGGGCTGGGGCCGCATATTGGCCTTGATGAACTCAATAAAGCTTTCCAAGGTCGCAATACCGTAAATATCTTTATTGCGTTCAAGCACCTCGGCCAGAGTCCGGGTGAACAGGAGATCTTCGTTCGCCTCTTCCCACTCCATGTAATGGGCAGGCAAGACCATCAGCGTCGGATCCAGCTTTTTCATCATCTGAATCGAGTCATAGAGCAGTCCCGCCCACGCCTCGGCTTTTCCTCCGAGATCGGGCCGTCCCACCGAATGAATAAACATCATGTCACCGGAGATGATACATTTCTCGGCGACGATAAAGGAGGTGGAACCAGGGGTATGACCGGGGGTAAAGAGAACTCGTACATCCGGACCTCCCAGGCTGAAGCGATGAATCTCCCCATCTTTGAGTGAGGTGTAGGGATTTTTGGAGGTGCTGAAATCTTTATCATTGCCATAAAAAATTGCACCGGTGCGAGCGGCAAGCTCACGGCTGCCGGCGATAT
Coding sequences within it:
- a CDS encoding DUF1566 domain-containing protein, which encodes MFKRLPSHLGHHAQRVLFSLCLLFLFTLPATVFSEDLVPLKDKGLVQETQNGLIWQMQRSKKMRSPSDVKAYLAKLNQGQYHDWRLPTKWELYNFFMLFDLKKNGKIELKLEGSYWIRQEDGSIGPASWELGDQCGKERTFYQPKAGYVRALRP
- a CDS encoding murein L,D-transpeptidase family protein, with the protein product MQPHFSAPQLFLALMVLALLVSQAFTAVAADIPSTPEAESLLAQVRPELQRQLQRKGLSLGQPIFVRIFKIPGTLEVWVEKNHRFQLFKTYRICTYSGFLGPKTREGDKQAPEGFYSVTPDQLNPKSSYHLSFNIGYPNEYDAARYRGGKYIMVHGDCQSSGCFAMTDNRIEEIYLLAHAAFSQGQEQFGVHIFPFHLTPRNLEKYWASPWIKFWENLQPGYMAFEQLRQVPMIAVQKGKYVVSSRGSHLALQHLK
- a CDS encoding MBL fold metallo-hydrolase — protein: MAIFTYEARELFQWLINQDDIVVVDVRNEKDFNNFHVESPYPFPLHNISYYEFMEDEEGSVGRIAKGSQVRIVCAKEGSAKYVAEIFDKFGYDVGYLTGGIKTWGNLLVPKLLTTGSDFELYQFIRPGKASCSYGLISGKEMMVFDPSRNIDFYLNFAAEKGCIITKTFETHLQADYIAGSRELAARTGAIFYGNDKDFSTSKNPYTSLKDGEIHRFSLGGPDVRVLFTPGHTPGSTSFIVAEKCIISGDMMFIHSVGRPDLGGKAEAWAGLLYDSIQMMKKLDPTLMVLPAHYMEWEEANEDLLFTRTLAEVLERNKDIYGIATLESFIEFIKANMRPQPEEYAVIRLVNANLQEEDEEKQEELDLGKNECAASTYAQQQAEKGSGA